From a single Sebastes umbrosus isolate fSebUmb1 chromosome 17, fSebUmb1.pri, whole genome shotgun sequence genomic region:
- the gja2 gene encoding gap junction protein, alpha 2 — translation MGDWNSLGKLLESAQEHSTVVGKVWLTVLFIFRILVLGSAAEKVWGDELSGFTCDTKQPGCQNVCYDKTFPISHIRFWVMQIIFVSTPTLIYLGHVLHLVRMEEKVKQKEKDFALLSEKQQQMVSTKAKKAPIKDNQGHVRLKGALLRTYVFNIIFKTLFEVAFIVAQYFLYGFELKPMYTCDRWPCPNRVNCYISRPTEKTVFIIFMLAVAFISLLLNLVEMYHLGFKKCHQGLRYRRAQAAGEASKALTEAVMPYVPNYNYFGGHPAVPEPFPAESKYSMAEPNSAYSPYTSKAVYKQNRDNMAVERKGKAEGDDVNERKISSPAFEMSIENHRRNSQSSKHSNNKSRLDDLKI, via the coding sequence ATGGGGGACTGGAACTCGTTGGGGAAGCTTCTGGAGAGTGCCCAGGAACACTCCACCGTCGTGGGCAAAGTCTGGCTGACAGTGCTGTTCATCTTCCGCATCCTGGTGCTGGGATCCGCCGCCGAAAAGGTGTGGGGCGACGAGCTGTCGGGCTTCACGTGTGACACCAAGCAGCCCGGTTGTCAGAACGTCTGCTATGATAAGACCTTCCCTATTTCGCACATCCGCTTCTGGGTGATGCAGATCATCTTTGTCTCCACGCCAACGCTCATTTATCTGGGCCACGTCCTTCATCTGGTCCGGATGGAGGAAAAGGTGAAGCAGAAAGAGAAGGACTTCGCCTTGCTGAgtgaaaagcagcagcagatggttaGCACCAAAGCCAAGAAGGCCCCAATTAAAGACAACCAGGGCCACGTGCGCTTGAAGGGCGCATTGCTGCGAACCTACGTCTTCAATATTATTTTCAAGACCTTGTTTGAAGTGGCCTTTATTGTAGCTCAGTACTTTCTGTATGGTTTTGAGCTCAAGCCGATGTACACCTGCGACCGCTGGCCTTGCCCCAATAGGGTGAACTGCTACATCTCTCGACCCACTGAGAAGACggtcttcatcatcttcatgcTGGCCGTGGCCTTCATCTCCCTGCTACTCAACCTGGTGGAAATGTACCATCTAGGTTTCAAAAAGTGCCACCAGGGCCTCCGTTACAGACGAGCCCAGGCTGCGGGTGAGGCTTCCAAGGCCCTAACTGAGGCAGTCATGCCCTACGTCCCGAACTATAACTACTTTGGTGGTCATCCTGCAGTGCCTGAACCCTTCCCCGCGGAGTCAAAGTACAGCATGGCGGAGCCGAACTCGGCCTACAGTCCCTACACCAGCAAAGCGGTTTACAAGCAGAACAGAGACAACATGGCTGTGGAGAGAAAAGGTAAAGCAGAGGGAGATGATGTGAACGAGAGGAAAATCTCCAGCCCTGCCTTTGAGATGTCCATTGAAAACCATCGCAGAAACAGTCAGTCAAGCAAGCACAGCAATAACAAGAGCAGGCTGGATGACCTGAAGATCTAG